A single Ammospiza caudacuta isolate bAmmCau1 chromosome 6, bAmmCau1.pri, whole genome shotgun sequence DNA region contains:
- the INAFM2 gene encoding putative transmembrane protein INAFM2: MKEKEAGAERGKPATYTGDKKARMAAKTNKKWVRLATVLAYVLSVSLAAIVLAVYYSLIWQPVRGSGGSSSPGPGAAATPAQLRAAPAGPTAGPPPAPPRTGPGPAATAPPAASPSPAAGSGPGAGSP; the protein is encoded by the coding sequence ATGAAGGAGAAGGaggcgggcgcggagcggggcaAGCCCGCCACTTACACCGGGGACAAGAAGGCGCGCATGGCGGCCAAGACCAACAAGAAGTGGGTGCGCCTGGCCACCGTGCTGGCCTACGTGCTCTCCGTCTCGCTGGCCGCCATCGTGCTCGCCGTCTACTACAGCCTCATCTGGCAGCCGGTgcgcggcagcggcggctcctccagccccggccccggcgccgccgccaCCCCCGCGCAGCtccgcgccgcgcccgccggACCTACGGCGGGGCctccgcccgcgccgccgcgcaccggccccggccccgccgccaccgccccgCCGGCCGCGTCCCCCTCGCCCGCGGCCGGGAGCGGGCCGGGCGCCGGCAGCCCCTGA